In Felis catus isolate Fca126 chromosome A3, F.catus_Fca126_mat1.0, whole genome shotgun sequence, a single genomic region encodes these proteins:
- the ADRA2B gene encoding alpha-2B adrenergic receptor: protein MDHQEPYSVQATAAIAAVITFLILFTIFGNALVILAVLTSRSLRAPQNLFLVSLAAADILVATLIIPFSLANELLGYWYFRRTWCEVYLALDVLFCTSSIVHLCAISLDRYWAVSRALEYNSKRTPRRIKCIILTVWLIAAVISLPPLIYKGDQGPQPRGRPQCKLNQEAWYILASSIGSFFAPCLIMILVYLRIYLIAKRSHRRGPRAKGRPREGESKQPRPVPTGTSTKMPTLASLAASGEANGHSKPTGAKEEGETPEDPATPALPPSWSALPNSGQGRKEGVCGASPEEEAEEEEEECEPRALPASPASACSPPLQQPQGSRVLATLRGQVLLGRGVGTSSGQWWRRRAQLTREKRFTFVLAVVIGVFVLCWFPFFFSYSLGAICPQHCKVPHGLFQFFFWIGYCNSSLNPVIYTIFNQDFRRAFRRILCRQWTQTAWVS from the exons ATGGACCACCAGGAGCCCTACTCGGTGCAGGCCACCGCGGCCATCGCGGCGGTCATCACGTTCCTCATCCTTTTCACCATCTTTGGCAACGCGCTGGTCATCTTGGCTGTGTTGACGAGTCGCTCGCTGCGCGCCCCGCAGAACCTGTTCCTCGTGTCGCTGGCCGCCGCCGACATCCTGGTGGCCACGCTCATCATCCCTTTCTCGCTGGCCAACGAGCTGCTGGGCTACTGGTACTTCCGGCGCACGTGGTGTGAGGTGTACTTGGCGCTCGACGTGCTCTTCTGTACCTCGTCCATCGTGCACCTGTGCGCCATCAGCCTGGACAGGTACTGGGCCGTGAGTCGGGCGCTGGAGTACAACTCCAAGCGCACCCCACGCCGCATCAAGTGCATCATCCTCACCGTGTGGCTCATCGCAGCTGTCATCTCCCTGCCGCCGCTTATCTACAAGGGCGACCAGGGGCCCCAGCCTCGTGGGCGCCCGCAGTGCAAACTTAACCAAGAGGCCTGGTACATCCTGGCCTCTAGCATCGGATCTTTCTTTGCACCCTGCCTCATCATGATCCTGGTCTACCTGCGCATCTACCTGATCGCCAAGCGCAGCCACCGCAGAGGTCCCAGGGCCAAGGGCCGCCCTAGGGAGGGTGAGTCTAAGCAGCCCCGCCCCGTCCCTACTGGAACTTCAACCAAAATGCCAACCCTGGCCTCTCTGGCTGCTTCTGGAGAGGCCAATGGTCACTCCAAGCCCACTGGGgcgaaggaggagggggagacccCTGAAGATCCTGCCACCCCTGCCTTGCCACCCAGCTGGTCGGCCCTTCCCAACTCAGGCCAGGGTCGGAAGGAAGGTGTTTGTGGGGCATCTCCAGAGGAAGaagccgaggaggaggaggaagagtgtgAGCCTCGGGCCCTGCCAGCATCTCCTGCCTCCGCCTGTAGCCCACCCCTGCAGCAGCCGCAGGGGTCCCGGGTGCTGGCAACACTACGTGGCCAGGTGCTCCTGGGCAGGGGCGTGGGCACCTCGAGCGGGCAGTGGTGGCGGCGGCGGGCGCAGCTGACTCGGGAGAAGCGGTTCACCTTCGTGCTGGCCGTGGTCATCGGCGTTTTTGTGCTCTGCTGGTTCCCCTTCTTCTTCAGCTATAGCCTGGGTGCCATCTGCCCACAGCACTGCAAGGTGCCCCATGGCCTCTTCCAGTTCTTCTTCTGGATCGGCTACTGCAACAGCTCGCTGAACCCCGTCATCTACACCATCTTTAACCAGGACTTTCGCCGTGCCTTCCGAAGGATCCTTTGCCGCCAGTGGACCCAGACGGCATG ggtTTCCTAG